In one window of Bos mutus isolate GX-2022 chromosome 13, NWIPB_WYAK_1.1, whole genome shotgun sequence DNA:
- the LOC102285099 gene encoding tyrosine-protein phosphatase non-receptor type substrate 1 isoform X2 → MTFSACYFWPPPSCLLLTLLLGLTGVAGDGELQVIQPERSVSVAAGETATLHCTVTSLSPVGPIKWFRGTGPGRELIYSQKGDVSPRVTNVADTTKRNNMDFSIRISNITPADSGVYYCVRFRKGERGDVEFKSGPGTHLTVSAKPSPPMVSGPAVRATPEQTVSFTCTSHGFSPRNISLKWFKNGNELSASQTSVDPEEDGVSYSITSTTELLLAPGDVHSQVSCEVAHVTLQGSPPLRGTASLSKTIRVPPTLEVTQQPMAGNQVNIITCLVNKFYPQQLQLTWLENGNMSRTEAASTLIENKDGTFNYTSWLLVNSSAHREAVVFTCQVEHDGQPAVTKNSTETSVPRKDQDTGGTTDEAPPLQMAQRFSWQFSSSAPSCC, encoded by the exons GAGTGGCAGGTGACGGGGAGCTGCAGGTGATTCAGCCTGAGAGGTCAGTGTCAGTTGCAGCAGGAGAGACGGCCACTCTGCACTGCACCGTGACCTCCCTGAGCCCTGTGGGGCCCATCAAGTGGTTCAGGGGAACTGGGCCAGGTCGGGAGTTAATCTACAGTCAAAAAGGAGATGTCTCCCCCAGAGTAACAAATGTTGCAGATACCACAAAGAGAAACAACATGGACTTTTCCATCCGCATCAGTAACATCACCCCAGCAGACTCTGGTGTCTACTACTGTGTGAGGTTCCGGAAAGGAGAACGTGGTGACGTGGAGTTTAAGTCTGGACCAGGCACTCATCTCACTGTGAGCG CCAAGCCCTCTCCTCCCATGGTATCTGGCCCTGCAGTGAGGGCCACACCTGAGCAGACAgtgagcttcacctgcacatccCACGGCTTCTCCCCCAGAAACATCTCCCTGAAATGGTTCAAAAATGGCAATGAGCTCTCAGCCTCCCAGACCAGTGTGGACCCAGAGGAAGATGGTGTTTCCTACAGCATCACCAGCACAACTGAGTTGCTATTGGCCCCAGGGGATGTTCACTCCCAGGTCAGCTGTGAGGTAGCCCATGTCACCCTGCAGGGGAGCCCTCCTCTCCGTGGGACTGCCAGTTTGTCTAAGACCATCCGAG TACCACCCACCTTGGAGGTTACCCAACAACCCATGGCGGGAAATCAGGTGAACATCATCACCTGCCTGGTGAACAAGTTCTACCCCCAGCAACTACAGCTGACCTGGCTGGAGAATGGAAATATGTCCCGAACAGAAGCGGCCTCGACCCTCATAGAGAACAAAGATGGGACCTTTAACTACACGAGCTGGCTCCTGGTGAATTCGTCGGCCCACAGGGAGGCTGTGGTGTTCACCTGCCAGGTGGAGCATGATGGGCAGCCAGCAGTCACCAAAAACTCCACAGAGACCTCTGTTCCCCGGAAGGACCAGGATACAGGTGGAACCACTGATGAAGCCCCCCCACTCCAAATG GCCCAGAGATTCTCCTGGCAGTTCTCCTCCTCAGCCCCAAGCTGCTGCTGA
- the LOC102285099 gene encoding tyrosine-protein phosphatase non-receptor type substrate 1 isoform X1, with translation MTFSACYFWPPPSCLLLTLLLGLTGVAGDGELQVIQPERSVSVAAGETATLHCTVTSLSPVGPIKWFRGTGPGRELIYSQKGDVSPRVTNVADTTKRNNMDFSIRISNITPADSGVYYCVRFRKGERGDVEFKSGPGTHLTVSAKPSPPMVSGPAVRATPEQTVSFTCTSHGFSPRNISLKWFKNGNELSASQTSVDPEEDGVSYSITSTTELLLAPGDVHSQVSCEVAHVTLQGSPPLRGTASLSKTIRVPPTLEVTQQPMAGNQVNIITCLVNKFYPQQLQLTWLENGNMSRTEAASTLIENKDGTFNYTSWLLVNSSAHREAVVFTCQVEHDGQPAVTKNSTETSVPRKDQDTGPEILLAVLLLSPKLLLMVSVSVIFVHRKR, from the exons GAGTGGCAGGTGACGGGGAGCTGCAGGTGATTCAGCCTGAGAGGTCAGTGTCAGTTGCAGCAGGAGAGACGGCCACTCTGCACTGCACCGTGACCTCCCTGAGCCCTGTGGGGCCCATCAAGTGGTTCAGGGGAACTGGGCCAGGTCGGGAGTTAATCTACAGTCAAAAAGGAGATGTCTCCCCCAGAGTAACAAATGTTGCAGATACCACAAAGAGAAACAACATGGACTTTTCCATCCGCATCAGTAACATCACCCCAGCAGACTCTGGTGTCTACTACTGTGTGAGGTTCCGGAAAGGAGAACGTGGTGACGTGGAGTTTAAGTCTGGACCAGGCACTCATCTCACTGTGAGCG CCAAGCCCTCTCCTCCCATGGTATCTGGCCCTGCAGTGAGGGCCACACCTGAGCAGACAgtgagcttcacctgcacatccCACGGCTTCTCCCCCAGAAACATCTCCCTGAAATGGTTCAAAAATGGCAATGAGCTCTCAGCCTCCCAGACCAGTGTGGACCCAGAGGAAGATGGTGTTTCCTACAGCATCACCAGCACAACTGAGTTGCTATTGGCCCCAGGGGATGTTCACTCCCAGGTCAGCTGTGAGGTAGCCCATGTCACCCTGCAGGGGAGCCCTCCTCTCCGTGGGACTGCCAGTTTGTCTAAGACCATCCGAG TACCACCCACCTTGGAGGTTACCCAACAACCCATGGCGGGAAATCAGGTGAACATCATCACCTGCCTGGTGAACAAGTTCTACCCCCAGCAACTACAGCTGACCTGGCTGGAGAATGGAAATATGTCCCGAACAGAAGCGGCCTCGACCCTCATAGAGAACAAAGATGGGACCTTTAACTACACGAGCTGGCTCCTGGTGAATTCGTCGGCCCACAGGGAGGCTGTGGTGTTCACCTGCCAGGTGGAGCATGATGGGCAGCCAGCAGTCACCAAAAACTCCACAGAGACCTCTGTTCCCCGGAAGGACCAGGATACAG GCCCAGAGATTCTCCTGGCAGTTCTCCTCCTCAGCCCCAAGCTGCTGCTGATGGTCAGTGTGTCTGTCATCTTTGTCCACAGGAAGCGTTGA